In a single window of the Leifsonia sp. 1010 genome:
- a CDS encoding extracellular solute-binding protein: MKSSLRITAVAAVTLAGAGLLAGCSSSGGDSGDGKVHITVASLIPGSDKAAFTAFDDRIKEFEKANPNIDIKSEEYQWTGPTFATQLAGGTLPDVFNVPFTDSQSLLQAGQLADITAEVKKLPYADKFNENVLAVAKSGDKIYGIPYGPYAMGLSYNREIFQKAGLDPDKPPTTWDEVRSAAKTISEKVPGVAGYMQMTQGNTGGWELTTTVYARGGRMETTDGGKTKVTTDNPVTKEALQWLHDLRWEDNSVGSNFLLDWSGINQAFGAGQIAMYPSGSDVLTSLVQQNNVDPANYGLTMLPIDSSNSDAGVLVGGNVAAVSPKSSQAQKEAAVKWIDFYYMQKLLDKDQAIADAKVLVKSNQPVGVPTLPVFDKATYDQNMEWIKGEINVPQENVAPFTDKIFDASLVPEPNKHTQELYGALDSVVQAVLTDKNADIDQLLKKVDSDIQKLVDADK, from the coding sequence CCTCATCCCGGGCAGCGACAAGGCCGCGTTCACGGCCTTCGACGACCGGATCAAGGAGTTCGAGAAGGCCAACCCGAACATCGACATCAAGTCCGAGGAGTACCAGTGGACGGGCCCGACCTTCGCGACCCAGCTCGCCGGCGGCACCCTCCCGGACGTCTTCAACGTTCCGTTCACCGACTCCCAGTCGCTGCTCCAGGCGGGTCAGCTCGCCGACATCACCGCGGAGGTGAAGAAGCTGCCGTACGCGGACAAGTTCAACGAGAACGTGCTCGCGGTGGCGAAGTCCGGAGACAAGATCTACGGCATCCCGTACGGCCCGTACGCCATGGGGCTGTCGTACAACCGCGAGATCTTCCAGAAGGCCGGTCTCGACCCGGACAAGCCGCCGACGACCTGGGACGAGGTCCGTTCTGCCGCCAAGACCATCTCCGAGAAGGTTCCCGGTGTCGCCGGCTACATGCAGATGACGCAGGGCAACACCGGCGGATGGGAGCTGACGACGACCGTGTACGCCCGCGGCGGCCGGATGGAGACCACCGACGGCGGGAAGACGAAGGTCACCACCGACAACCCGGTCACCAAGGAGGCGCTGCAGTGGCTGCACGACCTCCGGTGGGAGGACAACTCGGTCGGCAGCAACTTCCTGCTCGACTGGAGCGGCATCAACCAGGCGTTCGGCGCCGGGCAGATCGCCATGTACCCGTCCGGATCCGATGTACTCACCTCGCTGGTGCAGCAGAACAACGTCGACCCGGCGAACTACGGGCTGACGATGCTGCCGATCGACTCGTCGAACAGTGACGCCGGCGTGCTCGTCGGCGGCAACGTCGCGGCCGTCAGCCCCAAGTCGTCGCAGGCCCAGAAGGAGGCCGCGGTGAAGTGGATTGACTTCTACTACATGCAGAAACTGCTCGACAAGGACCAGGCGATCGCCGACGCGAAGGTGCTCGTGAAGTCCAACCAGCCGGTCGGCGTTCCCACCCTGCCGGTGTTCGACAAGGCCACCTACGACCAGAACATGGAGTGGATCAAGGGCGAGATCAACGTGCCGCAGGAGAACGTGGCGCCGTTCACCGACAAGATCTTCGACGCCAGCCTGGTTCCCGAGCCGAACAAGCACACGCAGGAGCTGTACGGCGCGCTCGACTCCGTCGTCCAGGCCGTGCTGACGGACAAGAACGCGGACATCGACCAGCTGCTGAAGAAGGTCGACAGCGACATCCAGAAGCTCGTCGACGCCGACAAGTGA
- a CDS encoding sugar ABC transporter permease, with protein sequence MTTHDRQLSRPRRTPLTWVRGGGLSSLLFLLPMLLIFGFFSWWPIVRSVVMSFQHTNLVSAPTWVGWDNFVQVVNDPLFWTAVGNTAWFAFLALLLGYPIPLIAAVLMSEVKRAKGLYSALAYLPVVVPPVVAVLLWKFFYDARPDGVFNTILGWVGIPPQPWIQSATQAMPSLVVEATWAAAGGTIIIYLAAITGVAPELYDAAEVDGAGIWRKIWHVTLPQLRSVLLITLILQIIGTAQVFLEPFLFTGGGPVDSTVTILLLIYRYAFQNSLGGDYGAATALSLMLAAFLAVLSLVYFRLTKSWSQN encoded by the coding sequence GTGACAACACACGATCGACAGCTGAGTCGTCCCCGCCGCACACCCCTGACGTGGGTGCGCGGCGGGGGCCTCAGCTCCCTGCTGTTCCTGCTGCCGATGCTCCTGATCTTCGGCTTCTTCTCCTGGTGGCCCATCGTGCGGAGCGTCGTCATGAGCTTCCAGCACACCAACCTGGTGAGCGCGCCCACCTGGGTCGGCTGGGACAACTTCGTGCAGGTGGTGAACGATCCGCTGTTCTGGACGGCGGTCGGGAACACCGCCTGGTTCGCCTTCCTCGCGCTGCTGCTCGGCTACCCCATCCCGCTGATCGCGGCGGTGCTGATGAGCGAGGTGAAGCGCGCGAAGGGCCTGTACAGCGCGCTCGCCTACCTGCCCGTGGTGGTACCGCCGGTGGTGGCGGTGCTGCTGTGGAAGTTCTTCTACGACGCCCGCCCGGACGGCGTGTTCAACACGATCCTCGGCTGGGTCGGTATCCCGCCGCAGCCCTGGATCCAGTCGGCGACGCAGGCGATGCCGTCTCTCGTCGTCGAGGCGACCTGGGCTGCGGCGGGCGGAACGATCATCATCTACCTGGCCGCGATCACGGGGGTGGCGCCGGAGCTGTATGACGCGGCGGAGGTCGACGGCGCGGGCATCTGGCGCAAGATCTGGCACGTCACGCTGCCGCAGTTGCGCAGCGTCCTGCTGATCACGCTCATCCTGCAGATCATCGGCACGGCGCAGGTGTTCCTGGAGCCGTTCCTCTTCACCGGCGGCGGCCCGGTCGATTCGACCGTCACCATCCTGCTGCTCATCTACCGGTACGCGTTCCAGAACTCGCTCGGCGGCGACTACGGCGCCGCCACCGCGCTCAGTCTGATGCTGGCGGCGTTCCTCGCCGTGCTGTCCCTCGTGTACTTCCGCCTCACCAAGTCCTGGAGCCAGAATTGA
- a CDS encoding carbohydrate ABC transporter permease, with protein MTTSTELPREAAANAQELLAPAPQEPGKQTRTRRREREDAGDRGILSISDRRKPGVRWSARVIHGALLVVLVIVGLGPLLWLAKSAITPTEDTLRTPMALFPNGVDWANLSTAWSTVHIDVQFMNTIWVAAGSWAAQILVATTAGYALSVLRPKYGKVLYGLILTTLFVPSVVLLVPLYLTILNPPLLGQSLINTFWAVWLPAGASAFNVVLVKRFFDNLPREIFEAARTDGAGPFRLFWSIVLPMSKPILGVVSVFAIIAAWKDYLWPLLVLRDPAIQPLSVRLPTLQAAIQLDVYLAALAISTLIPIVLFLVFQGLFLRSAGLGGAVKG; from the coding sequence TTGACGACCTCGACCGAGCTGCCGCGCGAGGCGGCGGCCAACGCGCAGGAGCTCCTCGCGCCGGCTCCCCAGGAACCGGGCAAGCAGACGCGGACTCGACGGCGGGAGCGAGAGGACGCGGGCGACCGCGGCATCCTCTCGATCTCCGACAGGCGGAAGCCCGGGGTGCGGTGGAGCGCACGCGTCATCCACGGCGCTCTGCTCGTCGTCCTCGTGATCGTCGGCCTCGGGCCGCTGCTCTGGCTCGCGAAGTCGGCCATCACGCCGACGGAGGACACTCTCCGCACGCCGATGGCGCTGTTCCCGAACGGGGTGGACTGGGCGAACCTGTCGACCGCGTGGTCGACGGTCCACATCGACGTGCAGTTCATGAACACGATCTGGGTCGCGGCCGGCTCGTGGGCGGCGCAGATCCTGGTGGCGACGACGGCCGGGTATGCGTTGAGCGTGCTCCGGCCGAAGTACGGGAAGGTGCTGTACGGCCTCATCCTGACGACGCTGTTCGTGCCGTCGGTAGTGCTGCTCGTTCCGTTGTACCTGACCATCCTGAACCCGCCGCTGCTCGGCCAGTCGCTCATCAACACGTTCTGGGCGGTGTGGCTGCCGGCCGGCGCGAGCGCCTTCAACGTCGTGCTCGTGAAACGGTTCTTCGACAACCTGCCCCGGGAGATCTTCGAGGCGGCTCGGACGGACGGGGCCGGGCCCTTCCGGTTGTTCTGGTCGATCGTGCTGCCGATGTCGAAGCCGATCCTCGGCGTGGTGTCCGTGTTCGCGATCATCGCGGCGTGGAAGGACTATCTGTGGCCGCTGCTCGTGCTGCGCGACCCGGCCATCCAACCGCTGTCGGTGCGGCTGCCCACGCTGCAGGCGGCGATCCAGCTGGATGTGTACCTCGCCGCCCTGGCGATCTCGACGCTCATCCCGATCGTGCTGTTCCTGGTGTTCCAGGGCCTGTTCCTGCGGAGCGCGGGGCTCGGCGGCGCCGTGAAGGGATGA